Proteins found in one Oscarella lobularis chromosome 16, ooOscLobu1.1, whole genome shotgun sequence genomic segment:
- the LOC136196943 gene encoding uncharacterized protein has translation MTGFGKYVYPNRLFWYEGQWEKGQKHGKGKLCMNDGSFYEGDFVNGEIEGQGRRYCHMTGNLYEGQFLTTVLSTDVLGRGLLRCSDGSKYDGLFHEHKRDGKGTYTYSNGDVYIGNWAGGERHGQGKFTSANGDLNYDGSWYCGLFNGNGRVETKSGYVYDGLWVGGYPENEVAQLQSIGVNKIIFDPGSLNPELAIDIQCVDELGSPITEESGRVLQLTAGVRWNSKLWQGSQPADLLSTPFGFSVIPFDVKRCLNVAHCDPESSQSESIKPRKISTSLSALDDAEKEKKHRATAAAAAAAAADPQAVKQQKVKAGPVKERSIEKLTPEDIHSYLQSLMPVESVTTVRGRVSFSGLILPAAAKNSPGGDDDDEFPPSQAATATATAALSDDERETKTTKPTKKIPGGAGGKGKHQATTRGSMIDAAATIAVRRKAARVVVASKKPTEAPATARFCTPGDYVLIVSDVTEPWPTFLDSRPSPAFIHVVVPKPKKQLSHNGTSMSLRPPTKSRKC, from the exons ATGACAGGATTTGGAAAATACGTTTATCCTAATCGACTATTCTGGTATGAAGGACAGTGGGAAAAGGGGCAAAAACACG GTAAGGGAAAACTGTGCATGAACGATGGAAGCTTCTACGAGGGAGATTTCGTCAATGGAGAAATCGAAGGACAGGGACGAAGATACTGTCACATGACAGGCAATTTATacgaaggacaattt TTGACTACTGTACTCTCTACTGATGTATTAGGACGGGGGCTTCTTCGATGCAGTGATGGGTCAAAATACGACGGTTTATTTCACGAGCATAAACGAGACGGAAAAGGAACGTATACGTATTCGAATGGAGACGTGTATATTGGCAATTGGGCGGGTGGCGAGAGACACGGGCAGGGAAAGTTCACATCGGCTAATGGCGACCTAAATTATGAC GGATCGTGGTATTGCGGACTATTCAACGGCAATGGGAGAGTTGAGACAAAAAGTGGATACGTCTATGACGGTCTTTGGGTCGGAGGATATCCTGAAA atgaagttgccCAGTTGCAATCTATTGGAGTCAATAAGATAATATTTGACCCAGGCTCTCTCAATCCGGAATTGGCTATTGATATTCAATGCGTTGATGAATTGGGTAGCCCCATTACGGAAG AAAGTGGCCGTGTTCTCCAGTTGACAGCTGGGGTTCGTTGGAATTCCAAGCTATGGCAAGGCTCGCAGCCAGCCGATCTCTTATCTACGCCTTT TGGTTTTAGCGTCATTCCCTTTGACGTAAAACGATGTCTCAACGTGGCTCATTGTGATCCAGAAAGCAGCCAATCAGAATCAATAAAACCGCGAAAGATCAGTACATCATTAAGCGCTCTCGATGACgccgaaaaggagaaaaaacatcgtgcgacggcggcggcggcggcggcggcggcggcggatccTCAAGCGGTCAAACAACAGAAGGTCAAGGCTGGTCCTGTCAAAGAACGCTCAATTGAAAAGTTGACACCTGAGGACATTCACTCGTATCTTCAATCACTGATGCCCGTCGAAAGTGTAACAACTGTAAGAGGCCGTGTTTCATTCTCGGGTCTTATTCTTCCGGCGGCGGCCAAAAATTCTCctggcggcgacgatgacgacgagttcCCTCCATCgcaggcggcgacggcgacggcgacggcggcattgagcgacgacgaaagggagacaaagacgacaaagCCGACAAAAAAGATCCCAGGGGGAGCAGGAGGAAAGGGAAAGCATCAGGCAACGACGAGAGGAAGCATGATCGATGCAGCAGCAACGATTGCTGTCAGAAGAAAAGCTGCAagggtcgtcgtcgcgtccaAGAAACCAACGGAGGCTCCAGCCACAGCAAGATTCTGTACACCAG GTGATTATGTTCTGATTGTGAGCGACGTCACTGAGCCTTGGCCTACTTTTCTTGATTCGCGTCCTAGCCCAGCTTTtattcacgtcgtcgttcccaaACCAAAGAAACAGCTAAGTCACAATGGCACTTCAATGAGCCTTCGGCCGCCAACAAAAAGTCGAAAATGCTaa
- the LOC136196745 gene encoding large ribosomal subunit protein bL20-like, whose product MVRGGPSTRSVRRAKVFALAKGFRGRSKNCYSLAVRRVHKALQYQYTSRRLKKRDMRSLWIQRIGAGTMEHGISYSTFMHEMATSDIQLNRKVLSEIAVHEPKSFKALADFAKKRHEDGLRAAL is encoded by the exons atgGTTCGTGGAGGTCCTTCGACTCGATCAGTGCGTAGAGCTAAAGTCTTCGCTTTAGCGAAG GGATTTCGCGGAAGATCGAAGAATTGCTATAGTTTAGCTGTGAGACGCGTCCACAAGGCGCTTCAGTACCAATACACGAGTAGACGGCTCAAGAAACGAGACATGCGCTCG CTGTGGATTCAACGAATCGGAGCCGGAACGATGGAACACGGAATTTCCTATTCGACATTTATGCATGAAATGGCAACGTCCGATATACAGCTCAATAGAAAAGTTTTATCGGAAATAGCTGTGCACGAACCCAAATCGTTCAAA gctttggcTGATTTTGCGAAGAAAAGACACGAAGACGGTCTTCGTGCTGCTTTGTGA
- the LOC136196739 gene encoding F-actin-capping protein subunit beta-like, which translates to MSADQQLDCALDLMRRLPPQQIEKNLSDLIDLVPNLCEDLLSSVDQPLKVAKDKENGRDYLLCDYNRDGDSYRSPWSNKYDPPLSDGAVPSDRLRRLEIEANDAFDQYREMYYETGVSSVYLWDLDHGFAGVILIKKSGDGSKKIKGCWDSIHVVEVSERGSGGRQAHYKLTSTAMLWLQTHKDGSGMMNLGGSLTRQADQELPVTTASPHIANIGRMIEDMETKIRSTLNEIYFSKTKDVVNDLRTVQGLDSKSQQLALKNELASALSRRATPKS; encoded by the exons ATG TCTGCCGATCAACAGCTCGACTGCGCCCTAGATCTCATGCGACGTCTTCCACCGCAGCAGATAGAGAAGAACCTTAGCGATTTGATCGATCTT GTCCCCAATCTGTGCGAGGATCTTCTCTCTTCGGTCGATCAACCGCTCAAAGTGGCAAAAGACAAGGAAAATGGTCGCGATTACTTGCTGTGCGACTACAATCGCGACGGGGACAGTTACAG ATCGCCTTGGAGCAATAAGTACGATCCGCCTCTGTCCGACGGCGCTGTTCCATCGGATCGGCTCCGCAGATtggaaatcgaagcgaacgacgcCTTTGATCAATATCGCGAGAT GTATTATGAGACGGGAGTCTCCTCCGTTTATCTCTGGGATTTGGACCACGGTTTTGCCGGCGTCATTCTCATCAAAAAAT CCGGTGACGGATCGAAGAAGATCAAAGGATGCTGGGATTCGATTCACGTTGTTGAAGTGAGCGAAAGAGGAAGCGGAGGACGTCAGGCTCATTATAAGTTGACATCAACTGCCATGTTGTGGCTACAA ACTCACAAGGACGGATCGGGAATGATGAATTTGGGCGGAAGTCTTACGAGACAG gCTGACCAGGAATTGCCTGTGACAACTGCAAGTCCTCACATTGCAAACATTGGCAGAATGATTGAG GATATGGAGACAAAGATTCGAAGCACGCTCAACGAAATCTACTTTTCAAAGACCAAAGATGTTGTCAATGATCTCAG AACCGTTCAAGGATTAGACAGCAAAAGTCAACAATTGGCTCTCAAAAACGAATTGGCCAGCGCACTCAGTCGACGTGCTACGCCCAAGTCCTAA
- the LOC136196740 gene encoding COP9 signalosome complex subunit 7b-like isoform X2, giving the protein MSSSATAAAATAAWTGGQPLEQFLLLAKSARGAAVVALIEQALESPLLFVYGDLLEMPSVLELRGSENAKYFDLLQLFAYGTLADYRKNQLQLPTLTPLQLNKLKQLTLISLAGQSKTISYEVLLTELEISSLRELEDLIIEAIYADIIRGKLDQKNSQLEVDFAIGRDIKENEVGDLVSVLQQWSDGCENVLATIEDQVRKANKAMEESDKMKKKINDEVDNLKKALSAQAEMTSDSSKSFGAKKSGKNGKAKKVN; this is encoded by the exons atGAGCTcctccgccaccgccgccgccgcaacaGCAGCATGGACCGGCGGGCAACCGCTCGAacagtttcttcttctagctAAATCGGCTCGCGGGGCCGCCGTCGTGGCGCTTATAGAACAGGCGCTCGAATCTCCTCTTCTATTCGTCTACGGCGATTTGCTCGAAATGCCCTCTGTTCTCGAG TTGCGAGGAAGCGAAAATGCAAAGTATTTTGATTTATTGCAACTTTTTGCCTACGGAACACTAGCAGATTATAGaa AAAATCAACTACAGTTGCCTACTTTGACTCCGCTACAGTTGAACAAATTGAAACAGTTGACATTAATTTCATTGGCTGGCCAGTCTAAG ACTATTTCCTATGAAGTCTTGCTGACCGAATTAGAGATTAGTAGTCTTAGAGAGTTGGAGGATTTAATTATCGAAGCCATCTATGCAGATATTATTAGAGGAAAATTGGATCAGAAGAATAGCCAG CTTGAAGTTGATTTTGCTATTGGAAGAGACATAAAGGAAAATGAGGTTGGAGATTTAGTGTCAGTTCTGCAACAATG GTCTGATGGCTGTGAGAATGTTTTGGCTACAATTGAGGATCAGGTGCGTAAGGCTAACAAAGCCATGGAAGAAAGTGacaagatgaagaaaaaaattaacgACGAA GTGGATAATTTGAAGAAGGCATTATCAGCGCAGGCAGAAATGACTTCCGATTCAAGTAAAAGCTTTGGAGCAAAGAAAAG TGGAAAAAAcggaaaagcaaaaaaagtcaattag
- the LOC136196740 gene encoding COP9 signalosome complex subunit 7b-like isoform X1: MSSSATAAAATAAWTGGQPLEQFLLLAKSARGAAVVALIEQALESPLLFVYGDLLEMPSVLELRGSENAKYFDLLQLFAYGTLADYRMLLENQLQLPTLTPLQLNKLKQLTLISLAGQSKTISYEVLLTELEISSLRELEDLIIEAIYADIIRGKLDQKNSQLEVDFAIGRDIKENEVGDLVSVLQQWSDGCENVLATIEDQVRKANKAMEESDKMKKKINDEVDNLKKALSAQAEMTSDSSKSFGAKKSGKNGKAKKVN; this comes from the exons atGAGCTcctccgccaccgccgccgccgcaacaGCAGCATGGACCGGCGGGCAACCGCTCGAacagtttcttcttctagctAAATCGGCTCGCGGGGCCGCCGTCGTGGCGCTTATAGAACAGGCGCTCGAATCTCCTCTTCTATTCGTCTACGGCGATTTGCTCGAAATGCCCTCTGTTCTCGAG TTGCGAGGAAGCGAAAATGCAAAGTATTTTGATTTATTGCAACTTTTTGCCTACGGAACACTAGCAGATTATAGaa tGTTGTTAGAAAATCAACTACAGTTGCCTACTTTGACTCCGCTACAGTTGAACAAATTGAAACAGTTGACATTAATTTCATTGGCTGGCCAGTCTAAG ACTATTTCCTATGAAGTCTTGCTGACCGAATTAGAGATTAGTAGTCTTAGAGAGTTGGAGGATTTAATTATCGAAGCCATCTATGCAGATATTATTAGAGGAAAATTGGATCAGAAGAATAGCCAG CTTGAAGTTGATTTTGCTATTGGAAGAGACATAAAGGAAAATGAGGTTGGAGATTTAGTGTCAGTTCTGCAACAATG GTCTGATGGCTGTGAGAATGTTTTGGCTACAATTGAGGATCAGGTGCGTAAGGCTAACAAAGCCATGGAAGAAAGTGacaagatgaagaaaaaaattaacgACGAA GTGGATAATTTGAAGAAGGCATTATCAGCGCAGGCAGAAATGACTTCCGATTCAAGTAAAAGCTTTGGAGCAAAGAAAAG TGGAAAAAAcggaaaagcaaaaaaagtcaattag
- the LOC136196741 gene encoding ubiquitin-conjugating enzyme E2 J2-like has product MKRGRVNVTATNRLKQDYMRLMKDPVPYITAAPLPSNILEWHYVVKGPEDSLYSGGYYHGKLVFPREFPFKPPSIYMTTPNGRFKCNQRLCLSISDFHPDTWNPAWSVATILTGLLSFMLETTPTMGSEETSDYQKQQLALDSGLFNLRNSTFRELFPQICQEIEERVKLGEKTNESSSSGGDALISRGINHNPITGFFGNFFVILAFAIFAYIVRSVLLAVA; this is encoded by the exons ATGAAAAGAGGACGAGTGAACGTGACGGCGACAAATCGTCTAAAACAGGACTACATGCGCCTCATGAAAGACCCCGTTCCTTACATAACAGCCGCTCCGCTTCCCTCCAACATCCTCGAATGGCATTACGTTGTAAAAGGACCCGAAGATTCTCTCTATTCAGGAGGATATTATCACGGAAAACTCGTCTTTCCGCGCGAGTTTCCCTTCAAACCACCATCGATTTATATGACGACGCCCAATGGAAGATTCAAATGCAATCAAAG ATTATGTCTCTCGATAAGCGACTTTCATCCGGACACGTGGAATCCCGCGTGGTCTGTTGCAACTATTCTAACTGGATTGCTCAGTTTTATG ctTGAGACGACGCCGACTATGGGAAGTGAAGAGACAAGTGATTATCAG AAACAACAATTGGCTCTTGATAGCGGCTTGTTCAATTTACGAAATTCAACATTCCGTGAACTTTTTCCACAGATTTGCCAA gaaattgaagaaagagtAAAGTTgggcgaaaaaacgaacgaatcaTCTTCATCGGGGGGAGATGCTCTCATTTCTCGTGGAATAAATCACAACCCAATTACTGGATTTTTTGGCAATTTTTTCGTTATTCTTGCCTTTGCCATATTTGCGTACATAGTTCGAAGCGTGCTTCTAGCCGTTGCGTGA
- the LOC136196736 gene encoding DNA ligase 3-like, with translation MLIRVISQRLQAAFVRPPPPFLIFTRTMADAEYVIEYARSGRSGCKKCKEKIDKGSPRIGKETSSPFSDDGKMRTWYHVKCIFDSFQRARATTKKIESTADLQGYDTMRKEEQDDVKKLIFDFLSSKKGTAAAPSKNAKKSAVTSDESKAVVEKKTGPPLGTDAMAAEADNSFRQFRRLCEKLEAETSHTEKSQLVAKYIENGTTGSAFYGDPYLVFKLLLPAEAKRVYNLKNRQLVKIFSQIFRCDADEMTDFLDQNGEVSDTVASFFVDSETVKPQKKSTLSLTEVDKILDDLTTVTKEEDQEKMLKSVAQKCTAKDLKYIVRLIKHDLRLNAGTRIILDGLDVNAYKAYNSSHDLKAIVDVVWKQKKSGGGGGSSGDGGKAAAKVLDVTVSLMTPVKPMLAAACKSSSAAFRKCPEGMYAEIKYDGERVQIHKRGSEFSYFSRSLKPVLPHKVEHVKSYLPQACPHGNSMILDSEVLLMDTNEGKPLPFGSLSVHKKRAFQDATVCLFVFDCLFFNGQSLMDKPMKDRRSFLEKNLTVIPNRIMLSEYHHITKEAELDNLMRRAMRESLEGLVLKDVNGVYEPNKRHWLKMKKDYLAEGAMADTADLVVLGAYYGTGTKGGLMSVFLMGVYDDTLDAWKTVCKCGNGHDDPTLQKIQNELRVKKIGRDHSKIPDWLLVHRSLTPDFVVADPTDAPVWEITGAEFSKSTSHTAAGISIRFPRVTKIRDDKDWKTATSLSELQTLFKKSKEVADGDEDDEDDGPSFFPKHVTASSTATTPRGTPQGTPKKRMKVSKSDDEPPRKQMKVSDGTEDLPEKDLPCFFRGLTFCLSSTLHPNDAAKLKRYIIAYDGDIVEEYEKDSATHFVTNDEGEGNSSRQKKVSFEWVWQCIEKQKLL, from the exons ATGCTTATCCGAGTCATATCGCAACGATTGCAAGCCGCCTTcgttcgtcctcctcctccattTCTAATCTTTACTCGCACGATGGCTGACGCCGAATACGTGATCGAATACGCTCGATCGGGAAGAAGTGGCTGCAAAAAATGCaaggaaaaaattgacaaGGGATCTCCGAGAATTGGAAAGGAGACGTCGAGTCCGTTCAGCGACGATGGAAAGATGCGAACGTGGTATCACGTCAAATGCATCTTCGATTCTTTCCAACGAGCTCGtgcaacgacgaaaaagattGAAAGTACAGCCGATTTGCAAGGGTACGATACCATGCGCAAGGAAGAACAAGACGATGTAAAGAAACTCATCTTcg atttcttgtcgtcgaaaaaaggTACGGCAgcggcgccgtcgaaaaaTGCCAAAAAGTcggcggtgacgtcagatgaAAGTAAAGCGGTtgtcgagaagaaaacgggGCCTCCTTTGGGAACCGATGCGATGGCAGCTGAAGCGGACAACAGCTTTCGCCAATTTCGGCGTCTTTGCGAGAAATTAGAAGCGGAGACAAGTCACACGGAAAAGAGTCAACTCGTAGCAAAATATATAGAAAACGGAACGACAGGAAGTGCTTTCTATGGAGATCCTTATTTGGTGTTCAAATTGCTTTTGCCTGCCGAGGCAAAGCGGGTCTATAACTTGAAAAATAGACAGCTTGTCAAGATTTTTAGTCAAATATTTCGATGTGACGCTGACGAGATGACAGACTTTCTAGatcag AATGGTGAAGTGTCTGACACTGTggcgtctttttttgttgatAGCGAAACGGTGAAACCCCAAAAGAAAAGCACTCTATCACTAACTGAG GTTGATAAAATTCTTGATGATTTGACTACGGTCACAAAGGAGGAAGATCAggaaaaaatgctcaaaAGTGTCGCTCAAAA GTGTACTGCTAAAGATTTGAAGTACATAGTTCGTCTAATTAAACACGATCTGAGATTGAATGCAGGAACAAGAATTAT cctTGACGGACTTGACGTCAACGCCTATAAGGCGTACAATTCGTCACACGACTTGAAAGCAATAGTTGATGTTGTTTGGAAGCAGAAAAAGtctggaggaggaggaggaagtaGTGGAGATGGAGGAAAAGCGGCGGCTAAAGTGCTTGATGTAACAGTGTCATTGATGACTCCAGTTAAACCCATGCTG GCTGCTGCTTGTAAATCTTCAAGTGCTGCTTTCCGAAAATGTCCTGAAGGAATGTACGCTGAAATCAAGTACGACGGAGAAAGAGTCCAA ATACATAAAAGAGGAAGTGAATTCTCCTACTTTAGTCGCAGCTTGAAACCGGTTCTTCCTCACAAAGTGGAACACGTCAAGAGCTATTTGCCACAAGCCTGTCCCCATGGCAATAGCATGATCTTGGATTCAGAG GTTCTTCTAATGGATACAAATGAGGGAAAGCCTTTGCCATTTGGCTCTCTTAGCGTTCACAAG AAACGTGCTTTTCAAGATGCTACCGTTTgcctttttgtttttgattgtctctttttcaaCGGCCAAAGTTTAATGGACAA GCCAATGAAAGATCGCAGAAgttttttagaaaagaatttgACGGTGATTCCCAATCGAATTATGCTATCGGAGTATCATCACATTACG AAAGAAGCTGAGTTGGATAATCTGATGAGAAGGGCAATGCGAGAAAGCTTGGAAGGCTTAGTACTTAAGGACGTCAAC GGCGTCTATGAGCCCAATAAACGTCACTGGCTTAAA ATGAAGAAAGATTATTTAGCCGAGGGTGCCATGGCCGATACAGCTGATTTAGTTGTTTTGGGAGCCTATTATGGCACGGGAACAAAGGGCGGATTAATGTCCGTTTTTCTCATGGGAGTTTACGACGACACATTAGACGCGTGGAAAACGGTTTGTAAGTGTGGTAATGGGCACGACGATCCCACGTTgcagaaaattcaaaatgaacTTCGTGTGAAGAAAAttggaaga GATCATTCTAAAATTCCCGATTGGCTCTTGGTTCATCGTTCTCTGACTCCCGATTTCGTTGTTGCAGATCCCACGGA TGCTCCTGTGTGGGAAATTACTGGTGCCGAGTTCAGCAAGTCGACTTCTCATACTGCAGCCGGAATTTCAATTCGATTTCCTCGTGtgacgaaaattcgcgacgacAAAGATTGGAAGACGGCAACGAGTCTTTCGGAATTACAGACTCTctttaaaaaatcaaaagaagtCGCTGATGGCGACGAGG atgatgaagatgatggtCCGTCGTTCTTTCCAAAGCACGTCACCGCTTCATCGACTGCTACGACGCCTCGAGGAACGCCTCAAGGGACGCCGAAGAAAAGG ATGAAAGTATCAAAGTCAGATGACGAACCACCAAGGAAACAA ATGAAAGTGTCAGATGGAACGGAGGATTTGCCTGAAAAG GATCTTCCGTGCTTTTTCCGAGGATTGACTTTCTGTCTTTCTTCGACTCTTCATCCAAACGATGCAGCCAAACTGAAGCGTTATATCATAGC ATATGATGGCGACATTGTGGAAGAATACGAAAAAGACTCTGCCACTCACTTTGTAACGAATGACGAGGGAGAAGGCAATTCAAGTCGTCAAAAAAAGGTTTCGTTTGAGTGGGTGTGGCAATGCATTGAAAAGCAAAAACTGctttaa
- the LOC136196742 gene encoding superoxide dismutase [Mn], mitochondrial-like: MFARRSFVVGVRAMTSMMRLKHTLPDLPYDYSALEPTISGQIMELHHSKHHAAYVNNLNIAEEKLGEAISKNDTGAHIALQPALKFNGGGHINHSIFWTNLCPGGSAHPKGDLMNAITKDFGSLENLQTALSAKAVAVQGSGWAWLGYSKSENRLQLAACANQDPLEATTGLVPLLGIDVWEHAYYMQYKNVRPDYVKAIWDVVNWENVLQRFVAAHK, translated from the exons ATGTTCGCCCGGCGTTCGTttgtcgtcggcgttcgcgCCATGACGTCGATGATGCGATTGAAACACACTCTGCCAGATCTTCCCTACGACTACAGCGCTCTCGAGCCGACGATATCGGGGCAAATAATGGAACTTCATCATTCGAAGCATCACGCCGCCTACGTCAATAATCTCAACATTGCAGAGGAAAAACTAGGCGAAGCCATATCGAAAA ATGATACAGGAGCTCACATTGCTCTGCAGCCAGCTCTCAAATTCAACGGAGGTGGACACATTAATCATTCGATTTTCTGGACCAATCTTTGTCCTGGCGGTTCTGCCCATCCCAAAG GGGATTTGATGAATGCCATTACGAAAGATTTCGGATCGTTGGAAAATCTACAGACGGCCTTGTCTGCAAAGGCGGTCGCCGTCCAAGGATCCGGTTGGGCTTGGCTT GGCTATAGCAAAAGTGAGAATCGTCTTCAACTGGCTGCCTGTGCTAATCAAGATCCCTTAGAAGCTACAACAG GCTTGGTGCCATTATTGGGAATTGACGTGTGGGAACATGCCTACTATATGCAGTACAAGAATGTCAGACCTGATTATGTCAAGGCCATTTGGGACGTTGTCAATTGGGAAAACGTTCTCCAACGTTTTGTTGCAGCTCACAAGTAG